The nucleotide sequence taatAACGATAAAAACGGCAAAAGGTACAGTACCTTTCATCGGCGTACAAAGACATCTACGTATCCTTCtaggaaacaaaaataaagtatCTACCTTTTAGAGGAAAGATCTACTTAACTGTTCCGATTTGCctttgtattatttttccCCGTTTGTTATACCTATTGCAGCACTGACATCAAGCCTGCACAAAGGAACCAGAGTGCTTGAACTCCAGAAGACTTGCAGTTACAcagctttgaaaaaaaaaaggctgGGACGTACGAGAATGATGTTGTTCTAGCTCTTGGGAGTAACGCCAATTAACAGTAAAGCTATTACTTCTTAAGGCTTGTTCCTTCCTAGTTTAGTAGTAGAGAACGGTAGGGAAAAGATGTCATGATTCCGAACACCCTTATAACATTGTCCGGTAATGCAAGTGCGTTACGTTGGTATCGTGCATTGCTTGCCGATTTAAACGGTTGTCGTTAATGTCACAACATATTATGACAGAATTACTGTATAACCTACATACAGAAGCAATTGTTTTTGCGTCTGTTACCAACAAAGTGTCTAATCACGACGGTGGTTGCCGATGTAACCCAGGACCAGCAAAACTAATATACGGGAGGTAAAAACTATTATGTAAACTTATGGTAGTCGTGGTAGTAATTGAAACATTTTAAGCTGAATTTCTTTACAACGGAGTAGTCGTTGACGAATTTACTGTTTGTTGACCTGCAAAACTGTCTTTTTCCATCGATCCTGGCAGATTTGGTTGGTTTTTCTCCCCCATATGGAACAGCCCGAGTTACTGTAATAACTTCGTTGACAATAAAATCCTGAAAACGTCACGTCAATGgattttgttgtttacATTTTGTCTGTTTTTGGGTTAAAAAGGTACAGATTTTCAGTAGATTAAACTAAAGAATGGAAAACTGACAAAAGGTCACTTGTCAAGTGAAGAACTGGACTAAAGAAACTGACACTTAACTAAGATCGCTAGTTACAAAATTTTTATGGAATTTAAAGTTTTCTTACTTAAGTTTAGTATATGTTTGTATTCTGTTCTTCTTAATGTTAAGCATAAATCTATCCTTGTGAGCCATTCAACCTAACATAACTTATTCTGTTGTTTCTGATAAAAGTACCTCAGAGAACTGATAGCAGGCAAATTTTTGCAGTTCTTAGCTTCtggaattgatgaattctGTCATTAACCTTGGTCTATcggcttttttttttctaaaaATTTCATATTCAGAAAACAAAGGAGATAATAGATTTACgaagaaaataagaaaTTAAAGTGGCAATCGCTGCTTAATACGTCAAAGAAGATTTAGTTTAATGCGGAGTAGCCTTGTTAATCTGTTTACGATACATCTAATTGTAAATATAGTTATGCAAgtttgtttacattttccGCTTTTATTGCTTTCTTGTCTCTGTGTGGGGGACGGCTAGCCCATAGTTTTTAGAGTTCCAATGGTTGTTTCATATTCTATTTTATCTTGGAATGTTCTTTGATTTTCGTAATTTACAGTATAGCATGATCTTTCGGTGGAAAAAGGATTATCACAACCAGGAAAGGCTGGAGCTGCAAATATGAATGCTGGAGGAAAAAACACATGCACTCGTTTCAGGCTTCATTTCTCGCGAATCAACTACTTTTTAGTAAAGCATGCTGTGTACAACCGTTAATATTGACATGCATAAAAGCAGACACAGTTCATGCTCTTTTTACGGACCATCTTCTCTGGCTACCAGCTGCACGCAACGAGTCCCGATTCCGCTCTACCCGTGCTTCGTTGCCTATTGGACATTTAAACGTTATTCATTGGACTGGGGAAAACTTTATAAATCTAAACGGTGTTCACAATTCAATTGGGGAAATGGGCTCAACGGGTTGAATTACGGTTCCTTTCCCCTTGCCTGGTCAAACTATGAAGGCATCCCTTCTTGTACGGTCACGTGATGTTTTATGTAGCTCAGACATTTCGCTGACCTCAAGTAATAATTATCGTAATGAACAAATGCTGCGTTGTTGACAGGCACCTACAGTAATATTAGCTCTTACAGCATATTTCATCCTGGCCCTACTGCTTAACATAAGAATGACCAACACTTATATCATTTTGTAACATGCCGAAGTGTTGATTCCTCTGTCTTCAAGATTGAGAATTGGATGCTTCAAGCAAAGCTAATCAGCCCTAAATTATCAGCACCTGTATGCGCAGTTGTAAAGCAAGAGACATTGAAATATAAAGTTTTCATAGCGCCTGCATGATAGTACGTTTATTTCGTATTACTTGTCTTCAATGACATATTCTTATTTCAATTATTTGCCAGCAATTGctaatatattttattacTGTTTATAGTAACGTTATTGCATGTTAAAATCAATAACTTCAGTAATATGAGTATTCTACACAATTTCCGGAAGTCATAATGAGTACTATTTTTGATCACGTGGCTAATATACAATTTTAACATCATTActtccaaaacaaaaagaaactctcatatttgttttattcCCTAGCTGAGATTTTGTGCCACATTAAGAAACTACCAGCCCCTCTTGAGTTTTGGCACATTCGATAACGTGTACACCTCCTATtcaaaagatgaaaaagatGCTGCAAAAACCCCCCACAGAAAGAATGGCAGAAACTTTTACACAACAAGGAAGGTGCCAAATCTTCTGTATTCaaatcattttcttttgatgtTCGAATAGATTCGTTTCTCCAACCTGAACAATACATACACATTGTCTCTGAAACCTTATCTGGTTCTTCTGTGCAATTTTCAGttacgtttttttttttttcgtgTTTTTCAAATAGATTAGATCCTTCACTTTCCGTTCTGAAATTACACTCCTGCGGGGCTACAGTGGAAAAATCATCTCGAGCCGTTTTTTTTACGTCCGCTTCCGCTTTGGCAGATGCGGAGCTTgtatttttaattttttttgaatgtATGGTTTAGATCAGTCTGTGTTTAGCCTTTCATGTTTTGACTGTGGCTGTTTTTTTGTCACATCCGTGAGTAACTTACTACTGTCTTTGAGAATAATTGACTCCCCCAATCCCTGTCTCTTGACTAAAGGAACCTAAAGACTCTGAGGTTAGGATAGACCTAAGAGACATCTCGTATGGTTCAGTGAACTAGACCAATTTACAGTAAAATGAAACATTATGGGCAATCCATCTTACCTATGGTTGCTAACAGAACCTTTCCGTCCAATATCCTATGTATTCGTAGCTTTGTTTATCACAACAATAACAGATCACAAGCTGCACTTCGAAATCTTTGATATGCGTTTGGATTAAAGATATCGCTAATGAAATGCTGCATGACTTATGCGctgggaaaaaaattaacaaaaatgaaaaaagagGGACCGCCTACATATTCTGGATAATACAAGTTGTGGCATTTCGACCTTTACTACGCTATGATCACTAGCTCGCATAATCACCTTTTCGAGTCACTTAGGCCTGTATCAATTTTACCGGTCAATCAGCATTGGTTCGTGTAGTTTCCTGCGTCTTATCACTGCAACTCTCCAAGATACTTTTAGTCCCCGCTATGATAAGACATATATGTCaagtattttttattttttatttttttttactacGCAGTCACTATGCCTCACTGTATGCTTGATTACTGAGACCTACATTCGTCAGTACACCGAATTTCTAAGGACTGTTATCTAACCTATAGAATAACTTTGACTTTCGTGCACTGCAACAGTATCTGTGTCTCCTCTCTTCCGCAGTTCACAAGCAAGCATGATGCGCAAGTTAGCCTTATTGTCTGTGGAATCATCTTTATGTCAAGGAGGTAAAAGTTATAATATCTTGGTCCTCTCGTTTGACACTTTTTCCTGCGAGATTTCAGTTGCTAAGCTGCCAAACTGGCAAAGTGGAAAACTGTCAATATCATTATCATATcataaatgaaaacaaatgCAATTAGAATTTTAACACAATCAGTCTTGACTTTGTTTTAGGAGACTGCACCGCTGACTGTGGATAGTAGTAGTTAACGGATAGTTCATTCCAAAGACATTTAGAGATAAAGAACGTAGtgtttattattatgacTGTCTGCCTCGACAGAAATTAATTATAAAAAGACCGCTAACATTTAAACTTTGGGATCCCTAAAATTATTGGAACCGTTCTGAGTATGCCATATTGACATATACAATTATAACATAATAGGACATCAAAAAGTAAGCaggtttctttgttttaaaGTCCGAGTGGTAAGAACCCTTAGCtttctattgaaaaaactCTAAGATGGAACGTATCAAAAAGTTTTTTGATACTGACGCTCCGGTTACGGAAAAGGAGTTGATAACCGTAACCGACGATAATTTGGGCGCGCCAGTAGTAGACTCATCTGAAGATAACTCccaagatgatgaaaagaagtttgGTCTTAAGGCGGTCATTTCACCAGTGAGATCAGATGATTTCTTGGCAAACCAATTATCAAAGGAAATTGTCGAAGATGAGTATGCTGGTATTGTTGTCGAGGATGATTCTCCTTACCCCGAAGTTAGAGCCTCTGTGCCATCCACTGATGACCCTACCATCCCACAAAACACTGTTAGAGTTTGGGTTATTGGTATGGTTATGGCAACAATAGGTTCCGCCTTGAATATGCTTTTCTCTTTACACGCTCCATCCATTACGTTGAGTTCCTTTATCACGGGTATCATTGCTTGGCCTGTTGGTAAAGCCTGGGAAAAATATGTTCCAAATGTTAGAATGTTCGGTCGTTATGGTGGTCCATACTTGAACCCTTGTCCTTTTGGTTTGAAAGAGCACACCTTAATCCAAGTTATGTCCGATGTTTCTTTCGGTGGTGGTGCAGCTTACGCTACAGATATCTTCTTGGCAATGAACAATTATTTCGGTAAGGATTTCGGCTGGGGCTTTGAAATCGTTGCCATTCTAGCTACTCAATGTATCGGGTTCTCATTGGCTGGTTTGGTTAGAGAGATCTTAGTCACTCCACCAGAGATGATCTGGCCAGGTAATTTGGTTACTACCACTTTCTTGACAAACCTTCACGTTAACGAAAACCACGTTGCTAATGGTTGGAAGATATCTAGAttaaagttcttcttcattgttTTCATGGCTGGTTTCGTTTACTACTGGTTGCCAGGTTTCTTATTCCAAGCTCTTTCCTACTTTGCTTGGATTACTTGGATTAAGCCAAACGATGTCATTGTCAATCAAGTCTTTGGTGCATCTACTGGTTTAGGTTTGTTCCCATTGACTTTCGACTGGAACCAAATCGCAGGTTACGTTGGTTCTCCATTGGTTCCTCCAATCGGTACCATTGTCTctattttgatttcaatGGTCTTTGTCTTCTGGATTGCTGTCCCTGCCGTCCATTATTCCAACGTCTGGTACGGTAAATACCTTCCAATCTCAGATTCTGGTTCATATGACAGATTCCAAGCACCTTACAACGTTTCTAAGATTGTGACATCGAATCTATCCTTTGACAAGAAAGCATACAAGGAATATTCCCCATTGTATTTGCCAACAACATTTGCCATCTCTTATGGTATGTCTTTCGCCAGTAACGCAGCTACTATCGTGCACACTTTCTTATTCCACGGTAAGGAAGTCAAGAACGCCTTTAAAACTTTGGACAAAAGGGAACAGGATGTTCATAACAGATTAATGAAGGAGTACAAAGAGATTCCTTGGACTTGGTACTTTGCAGTCTTCTTGGTCTTCTTCGGTCTTTCTATTGCTTGTGTCAGAGGATGGGAGACTGAGATGCCTGTCTGGGCTTTGGTTTTCGCTTTGATTATCGCTTTCGTGTTCTTGGTTCCAATCGGTATTATTGCGGCCATTACCAATATGGCTGTTGGTCTAAACGTTATCACAGAGTTTATCATTGGTTATATCCTACCAGGTAGACCAATTGCCATGATGTTTTTCAAGACCTTTGGTTACATTACCAACGCTCAAGCCATTACATATGCCAGTGATATGAAGTTGGGTCATTACATGAAGATTGCTCCACGTATGATGTTCAGTGCGCAATTCATTGCTACGATGTGGAGTTGTATTGTTCAAGTCGCTGTTTTGAAGTGGGCCCAAGGAAACATTTCTGAAATGTGTTCCAAGCACCAAAAGTCTCATTTCACTTGTCCTGGTGCTCgtgtcttcttcaatgcCGCCATTATCTGGGGTGTCATTGGCCCACAAAGAATGTTCAGTGCCGGTCAATTGTACAACAAAGTcttgtacttcttcttgattgGTGCTTTGACTCCATTGGCCAACTGgttgatcttgaagaagtggCCAAACTCTCCAGTCAAGTACTTGCACTGGCcagttttcttctctggTACCGGTTCTATTCCACCAGCCACACCATACAACTACGGTGCGTTCTGTATGGTTGGTATCGCCTTTGGTTACTTCATTAAAAAGAAGTGGTTCCACTGGTGGTCCAAGTATAACTACTCCTTATCTGCTGCTTTAGATATCGGGTTGGCTTGGAGTTCTTtgatcatcttcttctctttgcAGTTGACTAATAAGAATGCACCATCCTGGTGGGGTAACAATGTTATCAACACTGTTGAATACAATGGTGAGGCCATTCAAAAGATTCTCCCAGAGGGAGAATCTTTCGGTAGAACCAGCTGGTGAATTGCCCCATAACATATATATGGCAGACTTTCCTTTATTGTTCCATACGTAGCTTGCTTAGCTCAGAATAATACTAATGAGTAAAAAGTCGTACTAAATGAATAATGCTGATTCAGTCATTTTGTCTAAGTACATTTACAGGCGATTTTGAAACCACTCTACTCAACTGAACTGATCCAAGCTCTTATGAACCTAgctattatatattatatattacgGCAGACCCTTGTGATTTTATTCATTAAATTTTGTCCTTActtaataatattttttttatctaaaagacaaaagactCATTTTATAATTCAGATAGCCGCGGCTCTATTGTGCCGATCTCCGTTTATCTAACATGAAGCAGAATTTCAGAAAGAGTGGGGGTAATCCGAAatacaaaaagaattcattAGTCTAAATAGCATTGGTCTCGTCAAATTAACAGTAGCCGCTATATCTTTTATTACCAGGGCTTGGAAATTGGTAATATTAGACTAAGCTTATCTAGTAGATCTCCCAAAGAAATTTCGATTAAAATAAGAATTTTGGTGGGTTAAGCGTCAAGGGAAACATGCTGTTAGTTTACAGTGAAGTCCAGTGGGTAATGTGTAATGTACATAATTATTTGTTTTAGAGTCATTACTTAAAAAACGGTTTTAAGCAAGTGGACGTAAAGTTTGTATCTATCCGAATTAAGGCTACAATATGAAATTTGGGTTTTTTTAATTCAGCTTCAAGTATACATAATCCATTATTCTTGACAAATGATTAGTGTTTGACTAATTTTTCTGACCCTTCACTTTATCGTAAATATTTCACAAGAAAAAGGGGGCTAAGGagtgattttttttgtgcGTGTGAATAATCAAATAATATTCAGGAGGCTCACTAGTTAATTTTAGGTTTGACAAatgttgtttttattttaggTGGATCTTTACTATATGGGTTTCTGATAAGCTGTCTgtctgtttgttttttttttttttttttttctgaattGACATATAGGATGAcacaaaaatgaaagagaaaatgtGGTAGTACGATTAACTTGTGAATCTGACACCAGTGTCAATTTTTGTGGTAATCACAAAAAAACACGAACTGGCATTGGTGTCAAATTATAGAAAAGTATTTAAATGACAGTTTTTGCCATTTTACAATTCCATGAACCATAACTGTATTAACTATATTACACATATAGTATTGTTTTATCCCTTCCTCACTATTTTCGCATCGACAACACGAAACTATCGTTGCTTAAACAGTCAATTAAACGCAGATTATCAAACACTGTAACATTACTCTATCATGTCTATTTTCAGAAAGAAGCACAGTCACCAAACCACTCAAGAACCAGCTCCAGTTCAGCCTCACGAATCTGAACCAGCTCAAGAGGGGGCACATGAAGGACACCAAGAAAGTCAGCCAGTTTCATTCAAAACTGTTGACCACATTAACGGGTACCCTTTGGTTCAACAAACCAAAGATATTTTGGACTCCATTGCTGTCGCTAGAGTTGTTAAGGCCAACACCTTACCAACTGCTAATGCAATTCTAGCCTCGAAGCCTGTTAAATTGGTTGAGCCAGTTACTAAGGTAGTTGATACGGTCGCTGACTCTGGTTTGACTTTGACCGAAAAAGTTATTCCTAGTTTGAAAACGAAGACCTACCAAAGATTGGGTGAAGAAGCCATGATTCCATACAATCTAACTTCTAAAGCTGTCAACAAGACTGTTGATACTACTGtttctgctgctgaaaGTTACATCTACGAACCAACACATAAccaaatattaaaattcAGACAATACTACAATGAAAAAGTTTATGACACTCATGGTAAACCATTGATTAGAGGTTCCTTGGATCCAATTGTTTCACCTGTAAACAAATGGTATGAGTCCCTCATCAAGTATTCTTTCCCAGAAGGTAAGGAAGTGCCAACAAATGGGTATTCTAACGAATTGGATAGATCTTTTGCATTGACCTTTAATGCTATTCAAAGAGCCGCTTCTGCATTGAATAAGAAAACTGTAGAGACCGTATGGGCTCCTTGTAACTACGTGAAGCATGTCAACGAGGTCCTCAACGTTAACTTGGATAAACAAGAAGACTTGTCTCTTCCAAAGAGTTGGGTTGCAACTAAGGATTCAGTTCAAGAGTTGAATAAAGAAACTCTAGATTACCTAAAGTCGCTTTCGCCAATTGGAGCAATTCCaacttttaaaaaaaaaaagtccACAACAGAAGAGGCAGAACCAGCAGTCGCCGCTGAATCTACCGAAATAACTCATGAACAAGCTAATAATGAACAAGCTCCAGCTCTAGAAAGCAACCATGCTGAAGCTATCCCTGCAAATTAAGCTGAGCTGGAACTAAGCTAAgctaaaataaaacaaagcaTTATACTCTGAACGAATTTCGTAATAATGATTCATGACTACTACTCAAATTGACTAACTACATTTGAGAAGTTTGTTGAGATTTCATTTCATGTTTATGCttatctttattttatttttttgtttatgttTTTGCTTTAGCTGTCATCTAAAAATTTGAGCAGTTAACTAATCAATAacttttgttcttggtctacatttttctcttttgtgTCGTCTGTGTTCGCTTAAACATTATAGAGATCTCCCTTCCAATTTTCCGAGGTATCGTTCGCCATTAAACGATAGTACTGCATACATATAGCATGTATAAGTTTATATCACATATAGAGAGGAGGGCTTAGGTTGAATCGTATCAACGTCAGCCTGTCCTATCCTAATCAGGAACTATTATAATAAAACGGCATGTTATTCTATAAATCAAAATAGTCAAGGAAGCATTTTTGAAACGAAAAGTGTCTTTAGTATTTTTGAACTTCTCTACCTGCATctgtatataatattacTTAAATTCTGGCAAACTTGAAAGTCACATGACTTTGTTTCTTGGGACTGTCCCAACATCCGGacatttatttttttgatattttttcaatactCTATAAATGGACATTTTCCAAATAGGGAATATTTAAACTATTTTTCGAGAAATGATGATAGCATAGAGTGTAGACACAGAGTTCTCGGTGCTACTAGCCTGAGCAACACCAGGACCGCTGTCCTATTGAGTTTCTTCCTAGTAGGATTGCTGGGTGCGAATTCTATCCGATGTACCTGGTATGGTTTCCTTCGTAGAAGCACCTCCTCCTAGCTTCCTCTAGACGGTTGAGGGCTTCGCTCCTTCCAAGTTTCTACCCTCCTTTCACCAATCTGCTTCCAGTCTGCGTAACCTCCCACTGGCATCTTCCTAGCTTCTGCCTAGCTTCTGCCTAGCTTCTTTCTGGATCCCCTGCCTAGCGTCTCTTGCTTGAGCTACTGACGATTCGTTTGGCAGGATGCCCGTTTGGTAATACCTGTGTAGGTTCCAGTTTGTCGATGGAATATTTCGATTCAAAGTTTACTGTCAAAGTATCAAAGAATTGTATATAGAAAATTCGTTGAAGTTTATAGGATAGTTGTGTTAAGTTACAAGTTTAGTCTTGATTGAAGCAGGCACACCAAGAGCAGTATCCGTCAAAAAGTGAGTAAATGAACCTAAGGAAAGTATCCTCAAATTAAGCAGTTATTATCGCACATGCGTAAGAGTTGGAATTGTGAAGAAAACAGAGAATATGAGTAAAGGATGAATTACAGAACCCATGAAGGCTAACAAACCTAATCGAAGAATATTAAATGGTACAAGCACCAGAATCTAGTGGGTCATTAAAAGCGTAATATTCTATCATTACATGAGTGAATGATGATATACCAATACAATGTATGAATTGAGTCCATCAGAATGAACTTTTCGTTAGCTGTAGAGCACTTGGAAATGTTGTATACAACTGATAAAGAGGATATCATCAGACAGTGTATTGTACAATGTGAACAACGTTCAATATGGTTTTGCATAATCTTCCTCCTTTGTCAGGATACTTCGCAATAATAGCAGTGATAATTTGAGGATCGCTTGGACTTAACCAAGCGTTAATAATATTAACTGAAATACTAACAATGAAATCTCAATGTAATTTTTAACAGTGGCTTTCAAGGAATACCAAGTTATCGGTCGTCGTTTACCTACTGAATCCGTTCCTGAACCAAAGTTGTTCAGAATGAGAATCTTTGCACCAAATGACGTTGTTGCCAAGTCTCGTTACTGGTACTTCTTGCAAAAGTTGCACAAGGTCAAGAAGGCTTCTGGTGAAATCGTTTCCCTAAACGTTATTCACGAAGCTCACCCAACCACTGTCAAGAACTTCGGTGTCTGGGTTAGATACGACTCCAGATCTGGTACCCACAACATGTACAAGGAAATCAGAGACGTTACCAGAGTTGGTGCCGTTGAATCTTTGTACCAAGACATGGCTGCTAGACACAGAGCTAGATTTAGATCTATCCACATTCTAAAGGTTGttgaattggaaaagacTGCT is from Kluyveromyces marxianus DMKU3-1042 DNA, complete genome, chromosome 2 and encodes:
- the isp4 gene encoding sexual differentiation process protein isp4, coding for MERIKKFFDTDAPVTEKELITVTDDNLGAPVVDSSEDNSQDDEKKFGLKAVISPVRSDDFLANQLSKEIVEDEYAGIVVEDDSPYPEVRASVPSTDDPTIPQNTVRVWVIGMVMATIGSALNMLFSLHAPSITLSSFITGIIAWPVGKAWEKYVPNVRMFGRYGGPYLNPCPFGLKEHTLIQVMSDVSFGGGAAYATDIFLAMNNYFGKDFGWGFEIVAILATQCIGFSLAGLVREILVTPPEMIWPGNLVTTTFLTNLHVNENHVANGWKISRLKFFFIVFMAGFVYYWLPGFLFQALSYFAWITWIKPNDVIVNQVFGASTGLGLFPLTFDWNQIAGYVGSPLVPPIGTIVSILISMVFVFWIAVPAVHYSNVWYGKYLPISDSGSYDRFQAPYNVSKIVTSNLSFDKKAYKEYSPLYLPTTFAISYGMSFASNAATIVHTFLFHGKEVKNAFKTLDKREQDVHNRLMKEYKEIPWTWYFAVFLVFFGLSIACVRGWETEMPVWALVFALIIAFVFLVPIGIIAAITNMAVGLNVITEFIIGYILPGRPIAMMFFKTFGYITNAQAITYASDMKLGHYMKIAPRMMFSAQFIATMWSCIVQVAVLKWAQGNISEMCSKHQKSHFTCPGARVFFNAAIIWGVIGPQRMFSAGQLYNKVLYFFLIGALTPLANWLILKKWPNSPVKYLHWPVFFSGTGSIPPATPYNYGAFCMVGIAFGYFIKKKWFHWWSKYNYSLSAALDIGLAWSSLIIFFSLQLTNKNAPSWWGNNVINTVEYNGEAIQKILPEGESFGRTSW
- the SPS4 gene encoding Sps4p, producing MSIFRKKHSHQTTQEPAPVQPHESEPAQEGAHEGHQESQPVSFKTVDHINGYPLVQQTKDILDSIAVARVVKANTLPTANAILASKPVKLVEPVTKVVDTVADSGLTLTEKVIPSLKTKTYQRLGEEAMIPYNLTSKAVNKTVDTTVSAAESYIYEPTHNQILKFRQYYNEKVYDTHGKPLIRGSLDPIVSPVNKWYESLIKYSFPEGKEVPTNGYSNELDRSFALTFNAIQRAASALNKKTVETVWAPCNYVKHVNEVLNVNLDKQEDLSLPKSWVATKDSVQELNKETLDYLKSLSPIGAIPTFKKKKSTTEEAEPAVAAESTEITHEQANNEQAPALESNHAEAIPAN
- the RPL20B gene encoding 60S ribosomal protein eL20, coding for MNLRKEYQVIGRRLPTESVPEPKLFRMRIFAPNDVVAKSRYWYFLQKLHKVKKASGEIVSLNVIHEAHPTTVKNFGVWVRYDSRSGTHNMYKEIRDVTRVGAVESLYQDMAARHRARFRSIHILKVVELEKTADVKRQYVKQFLTKDLKFPLPHRVQKTNKVYAYKRPSTFY